The Saccharicrinis carchari genomic sequence GCTTTTGACAGTCAAAGACGTCTTTATGATGAACACCATATGGGATACAGCAGTATAAAGGATGATTTTGAAGGTTCCGAACTACTCTTAGATTCTTTATCGATTGATAATACAAAAAGGATTTTAGTACTCCCCACTCCGCGTTCGCCAGGATTACCCTTCATATTTATGAACAGGAAAGGATACAAAACACTAAATAATAGCAATACATCTATTAATAATATTGTTCAAAGAAATTATGACTATTTGATTTTTCCTAACAAACAAAAAAAAATAATTAAGCATATTTATCCATCATTCAAGACGGATAACAGTTTTATTTATTCTAACGGTAAGTTAGAAATATGGTCGAAGAAGAATTAACCTCTTTATATTATGCTGAGTACAAAGGGGCTATATTATTCGCAAATTGCTTTAGCATCTCTTCTGTTTCTTCCCAAGCCAAGCAATCATCTGTAACGGATACTCCATACTTTAAGGACGACAAATCTTGGGGAATTTTTTGCTTACCTCCATGCAAATTACTCTCAATCATAAGCCCAAAAATAGAGGTATTCCCGGCCAGTAACTGGTCTTCTACACTTTTTAAAACCAAGCTTTGATTCGATGCTTTTTTAAAACTGTTGGCATGACTGCAATCGATCATTATGCGCCTGGGTAGACCAAGCTTTTGTAGCTTATTTTCATAATCTCTCACACTGGCCACATCATAATTAGGCGCTTTCCCACCTCTTAAAATGATATGGGTGTTGGTATTTCCTTTTGTTTTTACCACCGCCACTTGTCCTTCAGGGTTTATGCTGATAAAATTATGAGGACTTGCCACCGATTCCAGGGCGTTGATGGCAATATCAATATTCCCGTCCGTTCCGTTTTTAAATCCCACTACCGACGACAATCCGCTGGCCATTTTTCTATGACTTTGTGATTCTGTGGTTCTTGCTCCAATAGCCGTCCACGATACCAAGTCCTGAATATATTGCGGTGTAACGATATCCAAGGCTTCGCTCGCCACCGGCAATCCTAATTCAGCTATAAAACAAAGTAATTCCCGTGCTTGCTTAAGCCCTTCTTCTAATTCGCAGC encodes the following:
- a CDS encoding 3-deoxy-7-phosphoheptulonate synthase, producing the protein MTDKRIENINVSAEQTIITPNKLKELYPLNETMIDTIVAGQQTTKNILLGKDKRILVVVGPCSIHDVQAAKEYAQKLKRLSNELKDSLYLIMRVYFEKPRTTVGWQGLINDPYLNNSCELEEGLKQARELLCFIAELGLPVASEALDIVTPQYIQDLVSWTAIGARTTESQSHRKMASGLSSVVGFKNGTDGNIDIAINALESVASPHNFISINPEGQVAVVKTKGNTNTHIILRGGKAPNYDVASVRDYENKLQKLGLPRRIMIDCSHANSFKKASNQSLVLKSVEDQLLAGNTSIFGLMIESNLHGGKQKIPQDLSSLKYGVSVTDDCLAWEETEEMLKQFANNIAPLYSA